In Pseudomonas fluorescens, a genomic segment contains:
- the sigX gene encoding RNA polymerase sigma factor SigX encodes MNKAQTLSTRYDPRELSDEELVARAHTELFHVTRAYEELMRRYQRTLFNVCSRYLGNDRDADDVCQEVMLKVLYGLKNFEGKSKFKTWLYSITYNECITQYRKERRKRRLMDALSLDPLEEASEEKTPAPEEKGGLDRWLVHVNPIDREILVLRFVAELEFQEIADIMHMGLSATKMRYKRALDKLREKFAGETET; translated from the coding sequence TTGAATAAAGCCCAAACGCTGTCCACGCGCTATGACCCCCGTGAGCTCTCTGATGAGGAGTTGGTCGCGCGCGCGCACACGGAGCTGTTTCACGTAACTCGTGCGTACGAAGAATTGATGCGCAGATATCAACGCACTCTGTTCAACGTTTGTTCAAGGTATTTAGGGAACGATAGAGATGCGGATGATGTCTGTCAGGAAGTGATGCTCAAGGTGCTGTACGGCCTGAAGAACTTCGAGGGCAAATCGAAGTTCAAGACCTGGCTCTACAGCATCACGTACAACGAGTGCATCACGCAGTATCGGAAGGAACGGCGAAAGCGTCGCTTGATGGACGCCTTGAGTCTCGACCCCCTTGAGGAGGCGTCTGAAGAAAAGACGCCGGCACCCGAGGAGAAGGGTGGACTTGATCGCTGGTTGGTGCATGTGAACCCGATTGACCGGGAAATTCTGGTGCTACGATTTGTCGCAGAGCTGGAGTTTCAGGAAATCGCCGACATCATGCACATGGGTTTGAGTGCTACAAAAATGCGTTACAAACGTGCTCTTGATAAATTACGTGAGAAATTTGCGGGCGAGACTGAAACTTAG
- the cobA gene encoding uroporphyrinogen-III C-methyltransferase, with amino-acid sequence MSAKVWLVGAGPGDPELLTLKAVRAMHAADVVLIDDLVNPAVLEHCGDARVITVGKRGGCRSTPQDFIHRLMLRYARQGKCVVRLKGGDPCIFGRGGEEATWLRERGVEVELVNGITAGLAGATNCDIPLTLRGVSRGVTLVTAHTQDDSRLNWRALAEGGTTLVVYMGVAKLEEIREQLLEGGMAADTPVAMIENASLAQQRECRSELWRMHEDAQAFALKSPAILVIGQVAGMAQVAQLTEAASA; translated from the coding sequence ATGAGCGCAAAAGTCTGGCTGGTGGGCGCAGGCCCCGGTGATCCGGAGTTGCTGACCCTCAAGGCGGTACGGGCGATGCACGCCGCCGATGTGGTGCTGATCGATGACCTGGTCAACCCGGCGGTGCTGGAGCATTGCGGCGATGCGCGAGTGATTACCGTCGGCAAACGCGGCGGCTGTCGCTCGACGCCGCAGGATTTTATCCACCGCCTGATGCTGCGCTATGCGCGCCAGGGCAAATGCGTGGTGCGCCTCAAGGGCGGCGACCCCTGCATTTTCGGCCGGGGTGGCGAAGAGGCCACCTGGCTGCGCGAGCGTGGGGTCGAGGTGGAGTTGGTCAACGGAATCACAGCAGGGCTGGCAGGGGCGACGAATTGCGATATTCCCCTGACGTTGCGAGGGGTCAGTCGCGGCGTAACGCTGGTCACCGCACATACTCAGGACGACAGCCGCCTGAACTGGCGAGCCTTGGCCGAGGGTGGTACGACGCTGGTGGTTTACATGGGCGTGGCGAAGCTGGAGGAGATTCGCGAGCAATTGCTTGAAGGCGGCATGGCGGCGGATACGCCAGTGGCGATGATCGAAAATGCCTCGCTGGCGCAGCAACGCGAGTGCCGCAGCGAGCTGTGGCGCATGCACGAGGATGCGCAGGCGTTCGCCCTGAAGAGCCCGGCAATCCTGGTGATTGGCCAGGTGGCCGGCATGGCACAGGTCGCCCAGCTGACAGAAGCCGCCAGCGCCTGA
- a CDS encoding nitrate reductase → MNRQTTASTCCYCGVGCGVLIEHDGEQILGVQGDPSHPANFGKLCSKGASLHLTGDLSARALYPELRLGKGLARTRASWDTALEHAANVFAETIAEHGPDSVAFYISGQLLTEDYYSFNKLARALVGTNNIDSNSRLCMSSAVVGYKRSLGADAPPCSYEDLECSDCVMIVGSNMAYAHPVLFRRLEEAKARRPQMKVVVIDPRRTDTCDLADLHLAILPGTDVALFHGILHLLLWEDWIDRDFIQAHTDGLAALKRLVHDYTPQMVTQLCGISVEQLRLCAEWVGTSSSFLSLWCMGLNQSTAGSAKNSALINLHLATGTLGRPGCGPFSLTGQPNAMGGRETGSLSNLLPGHREAANPEHRAEVAAYWGVEQLPATPGLTAIELFEQVQAGKIKALWIACTNPAQSLPDQNNVHAALAACPFVVLQEAFRTTETAAYADLLLPAASWGEKEGTVTNSERRISHVRQAIAPPGEARADWAITVDFAQRLERRLRPGLNSLFAFEQPAQLFDEYKLLTRDRDLDLSGISHALLDQIGPQQWPFPLGAQAGTPRLYTDGLFPTDNGRAHFIADPYRAAKEQRDARFPLTLITGRLRDQWHGMSRTGTAAQLFGHVSEARLSLHPDELRRHRFKDGDLVNLKSRRGHLIVAVSSDDSVRPGQAFLPMHWGDRFLKGGVNGLTQPAFDPLSKQPELKHSGVRLEAVQLPWQLFALIEGDVQQHFEALRPLCEGFAYVSLSLAGRERPALLVRAAHTEAPDLQLLTRIDQLLGLHDGPVMAYDDPRRSIGKRVKIEKGRITAVRLAGETLARHWLQSLWLEGRTDDQLRRWLLAPLSAAPGGAAASSKILCNCKNVSENAVYAGIARGLALEGLKQELGCGTQCGSCVPEIKRLLASNPQPIAISV, encoded by the coding sequence ATGAACCGCCAGACCACCGCGTCCACCTGCTGTTACTGCGGGGTGGGGTGCGGCGTGCTGATCGAGCATGACGGCGAACAGATCCTCGGCGTGCAAGGCGACCCCAGCCACCCGGCCAACTTCGGCAAGCTGTGCAGTAAAGGCGCCAGCCTGCATTTGACCGGCGACCTCAGCGCCCGCGCCTTGTACCCGGAGTTGCGCCTGGGCAAGGGCCTGGCCCGCACCCGCGCCAGTTGGGACACCGCCCTGGAACATGCGGCCAACGTATTCGCCGAGACCATCGCCGAACACGGGCCCGACAGCGTGGCCTTCTACATCTCCGGGCAGTTGCTGACCGAGGATTACTACAGCTTCAACAAGCTGGCCCGGGCCCTGGTCGGCACCAACAATATCGATAGCAACTCGCGGCTGTGCATGTCCTCGGCGGTGGTCGGCTACAAGCGCAGCCTGGGCGCCGATGCGCCGCCATGCAGCTATGAAGATCTCGAATGCAGCGACTGCGTGATGATCGTCGGCAGCAATATGGCCTACGCCCACCCGGTACTGTTCCGACGCCTGGAAGAGGCCAAGGCACGGCGGCCGCAGATGAAAGTCGTGGTGATCGACCCGCGCCGCACAGATACCTGTGATTTGGCTGACCTGCACCTGGCGATCCTGCCGGGCACAGACGTGGCGCTCTTCCACGGGATTTTGCACCTGCTGCTGTGGGAAGACTGGATCGACCGTGATTTTATCCAGGCCCACACCGACGGCCTGGCCGCACTCAAACGCCTGGTGCACGACTACACGCCACAGATGGTCACGCAGTTGTGCGGTATCAGCGTCGAGCAATTACGCCTGTGTGCCGAATGGGTAGGCACCTCCAGCAGCTTTTTATCGCTGTGGTGCATGGGGCTCAACCAGTCCACCGCCGGCAGTGCGAAAAACAGCGCGCTGATCAATCTGCACCTGGCGACCGGAACCCTCGGCCGCCCAGGTTGCGGGCCGTTCTCGTTGACCGGCCAGCCAAACGCCATGGGCGGCCGCGAGACGGGCAGCTTGTCCAACCTGCTGCCCGGGCATCGGGAGGCCGCCAACCCAGAGCATCGGGCTGAAGTGGCCGCGTATTGGGGCGTGGAGCAATTACCGGCTACCCCTGGCCTCACTGCCATCGAACTGTTTGAACAGGTGCAGGCGGGCAAGATCAAGGCCCTGTGGATTGCCTGTACCAACCCTGCGCAATCGCTGCCAGACCAGAACAACGTGCACGCGGCCCTGGCAGCCTGCCCGTTTGTAGTGTTGCAGGAGGCGTTTCGTACCACCGAAACCGCCGCCTATGCCGACCTGCTGTTACCCGCCGCCAGTTGGGGCGAAAAAGAAGGCACGGTGACCAATTCCGAACGGCGTATTTCCCATGTGCGCCAGGCCATTGCCCCACCGGGTGAAGCACGTGCGGACTGGGCGATTACCGTGGATTTCGCACAGCGTCTGGAGCGTCGTCTGCGCCCTGGCTTGAACAGCCTGTTCGCCTTCGAGCAACCGGCGCAGCTCTTTGACGAGTACAAGCTGCTGACCCGCGACCGTGACTTGGACCTGTCGGGTATCAGCCATGCCCTGCTCGACCAGATCGGCCCGCAGCAGTGGCCATTTCCCCTGGGCGCCCAGGCTGGAACACCGCGCCTGTACACCGATGGGCTCTTCCCGACCGACAATGGCCGCGCACACTTTATCGCCGATCCTTATCGAGCAGCCAAGGAGCAGCGTGACGCACGCTTCCCCCTGACCCTGATCACCGGACGCCTGCGCGACCAATGGCATGGCATGAGCCGCACCGGCACCGCCGCGCAATTGTTCGGTCACGTCAGTGAGGCGCGGCTCAGCCTGCACCCGGACGAACTGCGCCGGCATCGTTTCAAGGACGGTGACCTGGTCAACCTGAAAAGCCGTCGTGGCCACCTGATCGTCGCGGTCAGCAGCGATGACAGTGTGCGTCCCGGCCAAGCCTTCCTGCCCATGCACTGGGGCGATCGTTTTCTCAAGGGCGGCGTCAATGGCCTCACCCAGCCAGCATTCGATCCGTTATCCAAACAGCCGGAACTCAAGCACAGCGGCGTACGCCTGGAAGCCGTGCAACTGCCGTGGCAGTTGTTTGCACTGATCGAAGGCGATGTTCAGCAACACTTCGAAGCCTTGCGCCCACTGTGCGAGGGCTTTGCCTACGTCAGCCTGAGCCTGGCCGGCCGTGAACGGCCAGCGTTGCTGGTACGCGCGGCACATACCGAGGCACCCGACCTGCAACTGTTGACCCGTATCGACCAACTGCTGGGCCTGCATGACGGGCCGGTGATGGCCTACGACGACCCACGTCGCTCCATCGGCAAGCGGGTAAAGATCGAGAAAGGCCGTATTACGGCGGTGCGCCTGGCGGGTGAAACCCTGGCCCGCCACTGGCTGCAAAGCCTGTGGCTGGAAGGTCGCACCGACGATCAGTTGCGGCGCTGGCTGTTGGCGCCCTTAAGCGCAGCACCCGGCGGCGCGGCGGCGAGCAGCAAGATCCTGTGCAACTGCAAGAACGTCAGCGAAAACGCGGTGTATGCCGGCATTGCCCGGGGCCTGGCCCTGGAGGGGCTCAAACAGGAACTGGGCTGCGGCACGCAATGTGGTTCCTGTGTACCGGAAATCAAACGTCTATTGGCCAGCAACCCGCAGCCAATCGCAATCAGTGTGTGA
- a CDS encoding OmpA family protein, producing MKLKNTLGLAIGTLIAATSFGALAQGQGAVEGQLFYKKQFNDSVKHIEDGYNPGASIGYFITDDVSVNLNYDTTNHTRSNDGTGNQKIKGDTGSVTAQYHFGQAGVDSLRPYVEGGFGHQSRTNVQADGHSGRDQSTLAIAGAGVKYYFTNNLFARAGVESDYNLDNGKWDYSALVGLGVNFGGNAGAAAPAPTPAPAPEPVPEPEAPVAQVVRVELDVKFDFDKAVVKPNSYGDVKNLADFMAQYPATNVEVAGHTDSVGPDAYNQKLSQRRADAVKQVLVKDGVAPSRITAVGYGESRPVADNATEAGRAINRRVEASVEATAK from the coding sequence ATGAAACTGAAAAACACCTTGGGCTTGGCCATTGGTACTCTTATTGCCGCTACTTCTTTCGGCGCGCTGGCACAAGGCCAAGGCGCAGTTGAAGGCCAGCTGTTCTACAAAAAGCAGTTCAACGATAGCGTCAAGCACATCGAAGACGGCTATAACCCTGGCGCTAGCATCGGTTACTTCATTACCGACGACGTGTCGGTTAACCTGAACTACGACACCACCAACCACACCCGTTCGAACGACGGTACTGGCAACCAGAAGATCAAAGGTGACACTGGCAGCGTGACTGCTCAGTACCACTTTGGTCAGGCCGGTGTTGACTCCCTGCGTCCATACGTAGAAGGTGGTTTCGGTCACCAGAGCCGTACCAACGTACAGGCTGACGGCCACAGCGGTCGCGACCAGTCGACCCTGGCTATCGCTGGCGCTGGTGTGAAGTACTACTTCACCAACAACCTGTTCGCTCGTGCTGGCGTTGAGTCTGACTACAACCTGGACAACGGCAAGTGGGACTACTCCGCACTGGTTGGCCTGGGCGTGAACTTCGGCGGTAACGCTGGCGCAGCTGCTCCAGCTCCTACCCCAGCACCAGCTCCAGAGCCAGTTCCAGAGCCAGAAGCTCCGGTTGCTCAGGTTGTTCGTGTTGAGCTGGACGTCAAGTTCGACTTCGACAAGGCCGTTGTTAAGCCTAACAGCTACGGCGACGTGAAAAACCTGGCCGACTTCATGGCTCAGTACCCAGCTACCAACGTAGAAGTTGCTGGTCACACTGACTCCGTAGGTCCAGACGCTTACAACCAGAAGCTGTCCCAGCGTCGTGCTGACGCTGTTAAGCAAGTCCTGGTTAAAGACGGCGTTGCTCCTAGCCGTATCACCGCAGTAGGTTACGGCGAATCCCGCCCAGTTGCTGACAACGCAACTGAAGCTGGTCGTGCCATCAACCGTCGCGTAGAAGCGTCGGTAGAAGCTACCGCTAAGTAA
- the nirD gene encoding nitrite reductase small subunit NirD — MNWLDICALDEINTLGSRIINGPKGDIAIFRTSDDEVFALDDRCPHKGGPLSQGLIYGKRVACPLHNWQIDLASGEALAPDIGCAHHHPARVENGRVMLALRDAG, encoded by the coding sequence ATGAACTGGTTGGATATCTGTGCCCTCGACGAGATCAACACCCTGGGCTCGCGCATCATCAATGGGCCCAAAGGCGACATCGCGATTTTTCGTACCAGCGACGACGAAGTCTTTGCCCTCGACGACCGCTGCCCGCACAAGGGCGGCCCGCTGTCCCAAGGCCTGATCTACGGCAAACGCGTGGCCTGCCCGCTGCACAACTGGCAGATTGACCTGGCGTCCGGCGAAGCCCTGGCGCCGGATATCGGCTGCGCCCATCATCATCCCGCCCGTGTGGAAAACGGCCGGGTGATGCTGGCCCTGCGGGACGCCGGTTGA
- a CDS encoding mechanosensitive ion channel family protein — protein MELDLWTQSLVTAMTALWTKVANFIPNLFGALVLVLLGFVVAKLLDTLLSKLLAKLGLDRLMAGTGLTKLLGRAGLQVPISTLIGKIVYWFVLLIFLVSAAQSLGLERVSATLDMLALYLPKVFGGALVLLVGVLLAQLANGLVRGAAEGVGLDYAAGLGRIAQGLVIIISISVAISQLEVKTDLLNHVIVIVLITVGLAVALAMGLGSREIAGQILAGIYVRELYQVGQQVRVGEVEGQIEEIGTVKTTVLTDDGDLVSLSNRILLEQQVSSR, from the coding sequence ATGGAACTTGATCTCTGGACCCAGAGCCTGGTCACCGCGATGACCGCATTGTGGACCAAGGTGGCGAATTTCATTCCCAACCTGTTTGGGGCGCTGGTCCTGGTGCTGCTGGGCTTTGTCGTGGCCAAGCTGCTCGACACCCTGCTGTCCAAATTGCTCGCGAAACTGGGCCTTGATCGCCTGATGGCAGGTACGGGGCTGACCAAGCTGCTCGGCCGCGCCGGTCTGCAAGTGCCGATTTCGACCTTGATCGGCAAGATCGTCTATTGGTTCGTATTGCTGATTTTTCTGGTTTCAGCGGCTCAATCCCTTGGACTTGAGCGAGTTTCAGCTACGCTCGACATGCTTGCGCTGTATTTACCGAAGGTTTTCGGTGGCGCGCTGGTCCTGCTTGTCGGCGTTTTGCTGGCGCAACTGGCCAATGGGCTGGTGCGCGGGGCTGCCGAAGGGGTAGGGCTGGACTATGCGGCAGGCCTGGGGCGAATTGCCCAGGGGCTGGTGATCATCATCAGTATTTCCGTCGCGATCAGCCAGTTGGAGGTCAAAACTGACCTGCTCAACCATGTGATTGTGATTGTTTTGATTACCGTTGGTCTGGCCGTTGCGCTGGCCATGGGGTTGGGAAGCCGGGAAATTGCCGGCCAGATTCTTGCGGGAATCTACGTGCGTGAGTTGTATCAGGTGGGGCAGCAAGTGCGTGTGGGCGAGGTCGAAGGGCAAATCGAGGAGATCGGCACGGTCAAGACAACGGTGCTGACCGATGACGGCGACCTGGTGTCGCTGTCCAATCGGATTCTCCTGGAGCAGCAGGTCAGTAGCCGCTAA